The Lepidochelys kempii isolate rLepKem1 chromosome 20, rLepKem1.hap2, whole genome shotgun sequence sequence AGGCCACGCCAGAGGCTCAGGAACCGTGGCTGGTACAAGTGACTAAGGGGGCGAAGAAATCAGCCCACACGCTGCTTCTACTGCAGCTCGGTATGGAAGCCTCAGGCAGCGGGATGattgctcctgctccagccttgccGAGGAGGGGACACCTGGGTGCTGTGCCCTAGGCTGCCCCATGCAGGGAAATGACCTTGGCCCAGGTGCTGGCTGGGGGAGCAGCAATGGGGCGGGGTTGTGCTGTGGGACACTGCGGCTTGGGAGAAAAGCCACTGAACTTGCTGGGGggtggacgggggggggggggtgctgcacATGGGAAAAAGTCTCCCAGCAAGTCTTGGTTTAAAGGAGAGACAAAACACAGCCGCCCCAGAGGACAAAGAGACTGGACCGGTAAAGTGGGTGTAGTTTGGTCCCATCCCCCTAGACAGGACAGCAAAGGAGGCTGCCGAGTtgcttttttaattatttcacGCCTCCCCCGCACTACAAGAAATGACCCCATCAGCGGCCCAGGTTTGAGTCCAGTACCTTCAGCCCCCCAGCCCAAGGAGCAGCTCCATCAGCTGACAGCAGCAGGAGGCTATTATCCTGTGCATTCACCAGCCACTACGGAGTGATGTGGTACCTTCCACATGCATCCAACAAGCCTGCAGGTTTTGTAACCATAAGAGCACCAGGgtgagtggggggatggggtggggatgatagatggggaaacagaggcacgaCGGTTAAGGCCAAAACCTTCCCTGGAGGCTAGAGCAGGGGTTTAGAGCTTCCCCTTCCTTCGCTGCCAGGCCAGCCTTGCTTTCACCAGCCCAGGTGCCAACGTAGAGTCACTCCCCATCTGCCAACGTAGAGTCACTCCCCATCTGCAAGCTGAGGCTGGCTTGGTGAGCTGGGCAGCTTACACACAGCCTGCCCCAGAACAGACAGAGGTAGGGGAGGTCACAGGACAAGTGAGAGACACAGACGGGGCGGGAGGATCAAGTAATCCAACCAGGTGGAAAGAGGCACGAGGTTGAGCGCTCCGCCAATCTTCCAGCCCAGCAGCAGAGGCTCCCACCGCTTCTGCCACCAGGAGGCGATGTTGCGGAGCAGCAGCATGGCCAGCAGGCTCGCGGGCGAGCCGCCCCGTGTCCGCCCTGGCTGGGCGGCACCCTCCCGCCCGCAGCAGGGGGGCGCAGGTGGAAATTCTGCATCCAGCGACGAAGACGTCGGCTCCTTCCGGCCAGCAGGGAGCCGCCCCCAGGTGTGCGGCCGGCTCTGGAACCGCAGTATCCAGTCGGGACAGAGTCTGCCagtccggggagggggggggtgtgtgacccccccctcccccagggtcaGATCAGCCGCTcctcagggggcagttggaggtTAGTGTTCGTCACCACCCGAGCACCCACCTGCTCCTCGTTGCTGGGCCGGTAGGTGCCCTCCGTCTGCCGCCTCTCCCGCACCTTGAGCGCCCCGAAGATCACAAGTCCAATAAGCAGGAGACCCCCGACCAGGGAGGGGACAATGATGGCTGCCAGCCGCTCCGACTCCTGCcaagagggagggggcagagtgagaCAAAGAACCAGAATCatgccctgcccagctccctgagGGGGGCAGAGAcgtgccgggggggagggggggtctgtgTTAGCAATGGGAGTGGGAGGCTGATGCAGAGGAAAACACTCTTGCACAGAGGGGAGACCGCTGCATGGACAATGGAGCCGGGCATTCGACCAGGGGCAGGGTTGGAGCTgaggatggggagtgggggggttgacaCCAGGAGCAAACCAGGAGTGTGGAGGTAAAGATGGGGGTTCCCCAGAGGACGTGGTAAGCAGAGGTGGGGAGCTAGGCCTCCTGGCCCCAGATCCCCACCTTCCCAAAttggacccccccacacacacacacacacacactgtggagTATCTCCAAGCTTCCAGCCCAGTTCCAATCAAGTCTCTCTccgcagtgcatgctgggataagcacccccacacacacacagctgatcCGCCCCCCCACGCCTACTTACCGTGAGCCCCGATGCGGGTGTGGGTGTCGCGGTGCTCCCATTCGTGACTTGATTTAAAAGAGGGATAAAGAGAACGGAGCTTAGCAGGTGAAGGGGTACGGCAAGGGGGTGCAATAGGAGGCTTTGATGATAGGAGGCGTCTGCTGGAGCCCACCCCCCCAGCGCTCGGAAAGCTCAACCATGGCACTGATGCTACTCAGCCACCAGCAccaacatgcagccacctctggggtggcagcTGGTGAGCCACTGCAGAGCAAGGCAACagcttaggacaggaagtgaaggagattcccagtTTCAAGTgcaccagggcagggggagggttaTTTAAGGAAGCAGCAGCCTGGGGTCATCAAAGTGAGCTGTCACGTTCCCCCCTAAATTACCACCACCCCAATTCTTAGAAAAGTGCCATATGGAGTGACCTATAATGACCTCAATgggacagcgccccctactgagcccagTCCCTGCTCCCTGTAACACAGCGCCTCCTAGTGCCACAGCGGGACATTGGAGTCAGCACTGACAGCGCCCCCTagcccactccctgcagcacagcgcccccccagcaccgccccGGGGGGCTTCTGATTCTGCGGGCCCTTCACCAAGCAGAGAGTATCACTTCCAGCAGAGACCGCGGTTTGCCCGAAGGTCTCCGCCAGCCCGACACCAGCCTGGCCCAACGCTGTCCCCCAAGAGCTCAGGTCAGCAAGAGAAACCCATCAACCACCCGCCCACTCAGCCACCTGGGGACCTGGGAGGGTATTCCCCgcccagcaggaggcagcagtgcacacaAGCCAGCCCCTATATTCATCCAacccagccccccaccactctaaccactagacccccacACACGcagccctcccagagctggggacagaaccccggtgtcctgactcccagcccacccTGCCCTAACCACCCATCCCCAGGGGACAGAACCCAGAAGCCCCAAgtcccagctctaaccactagacctacTCCCAGCCCAACGTAGAGGACACAACTCGACCGCACCCCTGGGCTCATCCCCGCAGTCCCAGCTCCGCTTCCCCCATGCGCCATCCAGCCTCCCAGGGCCCAGGACTCTGCCTCCAGCCTGTAAGCAACCCGCTAGTCTCCGAGCCAGGCCAgccactcccttcccctcccccatcattaTGCAGGTagggaactacaactcccagggtGCCCCTGTCTGCCCTGCCCAGTCCCCAGCCTGGCCTTCAGCCCACGCTCCCAGCTCCAGCGCCCTTGTGCATTGCAACCTAGAGAGCAGGTCAGGCCGGAACAGGcagctgggaggggctggagcCCTTCCCAGGACCAGGGTGCGACTCAGAGCACTGGGATCCAGCAGGAGGAGGGGCCCTGGACAGGACTGGCCCCGCACAAGGCTGGTCCcaagtaaccccccccccccggctttgctAGCAATGGCGGAGCTgcagatagaacccaggagtcctggctcccagcaccccccttCTAAATCCCATTCTCCTcccagaggtgggaatagaacccaggagtcctggctcccaatcccttcttgctctaaccactcccctcccagggctgagAATCCAGCAGCCCCTACTcctaaccaccaccaccccaagcCCTAGATCCTACCAGAgttaggaatggaacccaggagtcctggctcccagtccctgcccccaccccgctctaaccactagcccttACTGTGCAGCCTGAGTCCTTGCTTGATAAGGAACTTGGACCCTCCCCCACTTTGCCCAGAGCAGTAAATTACATGGTTGTTGGTGGTAgcggtttggggttttttggcgGGGGGGACTGAAACTGTTTGTTTGGGGTCTTAAAACTCTTGTAGGTGACTCCACCTGTAAACAGACATACACATGGGGCGGGCAGGGTGCTCAGAGATCAGCCAGTCCCAGGGACTTTCCCCCCAACAGAGGTGACTCACCCACCCTGttccagcctctccctccccccaccccctccagggtGTGGATCAACCCGTGTCAGGCTCCGAAACCCAGCGCCCGGACAACTGAAACCACACTGCCCCACCTCGCCCGCTCCCTGGGCTCTCTGCCAGGGCTGGCGCGGGGCCCGGGATCAAGCCGTAACGGAGAAGGGGCCTTCCACAAACACACCTGCGGTTTGCCCTGGAGTGGGGCAGCAGCAACGGCCCCGTGTGGGGGGGGATCTGGGGACTGAGAGCCACAGGATCTGCCCTGGGAAGCTgccgggggggatggggggggagtgTATGCTGGCCACATTAAAAATCTAGTCCCCTGCTTCAGGCATCAACTCCATTATATGGATTACGGTATGGTGGGTGTCgtacattatttattaggtgtattacggtagcacctcaGCGCCCCGGTCCTGAAGCAGGACCTCACCCGGCGGGGTACTGTATGTTCCTTCTCCCGTGTCATAACTCCAGTGGAAGATGTTATGGAAGCAAGGAGGggggaacaaaaataaaaaacaatcaaACCTGCCAATCCGGGCCTTGCATGTCAAAGGGTGACACCCCCTCTCCCAACCTCCCTACGATTCCATGCAGGGATCGTTCTTCCtaccacagaaatgcagccacctctggggtagaacaGGGCAGCTGGCTAATAGCCACGCAGCAGCGGTGCGCAGGGATCGCTCAGCCaatgctgaaatgcagctacctctggggtggggcatggcagCCGATTAACTGTGCCCATCACCCACGTGCTGGGAAACACACACGAGGGTCAATGCCCTGTGTTTTGGTCCGACCCGGGCGATGCTGGGTTGACCCCGGCACTGCATCCGCAGCCCTGGTGACCAGAATCTAAAGCCACGAAGTCCCCCCCTCTGGCTGCCCAGACTAACAACAGCAGCAACTTTAGTCAAGCTAAGCTGCAGCCTCCTTCCATTATCCACTTTCTTGCAGTGTTTGGGGGCACCGCTGCCCTCTGCTgcatggaatcagaactgcttgGATGTGTGTCATAGGGCCTATACTGCTGATAGGGAGAGGGGATTCTCCTTCTGGTCGTGGGCCGTTGAAGCAGCAGGATAAGATCACGGTCCCTGCCACCACAATGGGGAAGGGGTgagcatggcggggggggggggaaatcacttGCTGAATCAGTGGTGGAGTTAAGAGAACTCCAGGCtgtttaaccactagacccccactccccacccaaagctgcagatagaacccaagagtcctggctcccagcccccctcccaccccggtgTAGAAGCAGATGTACTTAACAACCCACCACCTACCTTGGCCCAGGGCCAGCTGTAACAGGGACTGCAGGGCCACGGCCAGGAGCAAGGGGTGACTGTAGCCGGCCATCGCTCCCCCAGgtgtctgggagggaggggaggacatgggggggggtcactccccctctccctggaGGGATCACAATCCTGATAGTGCAACGGTAACACAGTCTCCTGCTTCCCAGGGTCCTCAGCCTGTTGGGGGGCCCTTGGAAATGGGGATGACAAGGAACTGGCAGCCCCCAGGGTTTCACCAcctgggaaagggacagagaGAAAGGGGTCAGAGTCACTAGtaaaccccctgccccctcagtgacaccctcccccagctctgcatcCATTAGACCCCCAGACCACCCAGCCTACCCCTCCATCAGGTCAGCTCTTCCAGGCGCTCTACGATCCAACCACTTCCTTGGATTGGCATGAAATTTGCTGCCCGTCatgggggagcggggtggggtcTGTGGTCCAAATTTGGGGTCGTTTGAGCAAGGGATTctggagctcccccccccccggcatttACAACCTCTTGTGGAGGTTGATTGGTTTGTTTCCGCGCGCACCTGAGCTCCCAGGGTGGCTGGGATCCTCCCCAGACTGAGCTCCGTTGCTCAGGGTTTCTCTCAGCCAGTTCCTGGTGCCCACAGCCCCTTTGGCAGGAGGCGGGGTTGTACTCAAGTCTCTAAAGGGTTAAGTTCGGACAGAGCGCCAGGAGCTAGAGTCCGAGAGAACGGAACTGGGCACGTGCAGAAATAATTCTAGGCTCTTATCCAGCCAGTCCCAAAGCGCTTTACACGGGAGGTCACAATCATTtcccccatgttacagatggggaaactgaggcacggcagagcagggaagtgacctGCCCAGAGTCATCCagcaggcagagctgggcctAGAACCCAGATGTCCCGAGTCCCAACCCAAGGCTCTGtctgctaggccacactgcctcctctAGCAAGCCTAGGCCTCAGCTGAAGCAGCCCTCAGCACTGTGCTAGGCAAGCGTGATGCTGCTCCTCGTGGGCCTGCCTCCGGGATAGAATCCAGCCCCAACGCAGCTGGAAGCAGAGACCTCACCATGTCAGCCTCGCAGACAGAgccctgggctctattcccagttctgaccctctgggtgaccttgggcaaatcactgccccactctgtgcctcagtttccccatctgtacaataagAGAAAACGAGACCGCCCTGTCtcccagcaggggtggggcaagtCTGTTTAGACAAGCGCTTcgggggaagggactgtctcttatccTGTCTTTGTCCAGCACCTCGCCCGCTGGGGATCCCGCCTCATTCTCGGTCAGACCCCGCCGAGATA is a genomic window containing:
- the CRB3 gene encoding protein crumbs homolog 3 isoform X1 encodes the protein MSSPPSQTPGGAMAGYSHPLLLAVALQSLLQLALGQVTNGSTATPTPASGLTESERLAAIIVPSLVGGLLLIGLVIFGALKVRERRQTEGTYRPSNEEQQASERSAVGRHTLRMAVNLGAVLRPGSWDSSLTVCSILVSDS
- the CRB3 gene encoding protein crumbs homolog 3 isoform X2, whose product is MSSPPSQTPGGAMAGYSHPLLLAVALQSLLQLALGQVTNGSTATPTPASGLTESERLAAIIVPSLVGGLLLIGLVIFGALKVRERRQTEGTYRPSNEEQSSREDPKLTKL